One Methylocystis iwaonis genomic window, GGGCCATAGGCAAAGGTGAGCCGAAAAAAGGAAGTCGCCGGCTGCAAGCCTATGAAGACAAGCTTTCCGCAAGCTGACTGCCTCGACCGGTCCAATTTGCGCCAGGCATATGCATAGCGATCAGCGCGGCGTCTGCGCGCCCTGCCCCGCGAAGGCGCCGTCGACCCAGACGCCTTCCTTCAAAATCTTTCCCGATTTATCAGTGAGCACGCCGCGCCCATTCGGTCTATCATTTTTGAATTCGCCCGACCATTTGTTGCCGTTCTGGCTCGTATAGACGCCTGCGCCTTCGCGGCGGTCATTCACGAAGCCGCCGGTATATTGCTGCCCATCCGGATAAGTGATCGCGCCCTGCCCATGTCTTTTATCGTCTTTGAACGCGCCGACATATTTCGACCAATCGTCATAAGTGTAAGCGCCTTCGCAATCGGTCCACACGACCTTTCGGCTCGCCGGGCAAGGCGGGAGCTTGCCGGCCGCAATGACTGATTGCGGCGCCGACATCGACAGCAGGAGCAGCGTCAGAAGCAGAAAACGCGACAAGGGGCCTCCTCCTCGGTTCTCAATGTGCAAGCGGCGACGGGCGAAGCTGGAAGTTCACGACAAGCGGCGCCGAATAGGTTTCCGGCGTCTTGCCCGGCGCGCCCGGCGCAGGGGCGTCGATCGCCTCGATATGGAAAGGCGTGCGATTGCCGGAAGTCGTCCAAAGGCCGCGGCCTTTCCAGCCAGCGGACGGATCGTCGATGCGGCCGTCGACGCCCTTTGCATAGAAACCCATCGGATAGGGGACGCGCAGCTCGACAATCTGTCCGTTCACCAGCGCGTGCAGCGAGTCCGATTGATTGCCGGTGGCGAAGGGCGTGTTCGGCCCGAGGCCCAGAATATCGTGCTGATCCACCCAGGCGTAATAGGGCGTCTCCGCCGCGCCCGGCGCGCCGGCGAAACCGGGGCCCGGAAGCGGATAGAAGCTCCAGCCCTCAGGGCATTTCTCGCCCTTTTCGGCGCCGGCCCCGTTGAGCGGCCCCTTGCATTTGCGGCGGTCGAAGCTCGCCAGATGCCCGCTGCCGAGCGCCGCCCAAAAGACGCCGTTGCGATCTACGTCCGCGCCGCGAATGCCATAGCCCGGCGACGGCACTTTGTAGATTTCGGTGAGCGCCGTCTCCGGCGGATTGGCGCCGAGCGCGACGCGCACCGCATAGCCGGGGAAAGTGAGATTGGAGCCCCACACGGAACCGTCGAGCGGGCTGGAGGCGACGCTGTAGAGCCCGTAAGGCACGCGCGTGTCTTTCGTCGCGTCGATCGGCTTGCCCGGTTGGTTGTAGTCCTCCGAGCGCTTGCCGTCGCCATTGGTGTCGACGACGAGCGCCGTCCACCCCTGCGATTGCGCGCTGTCGCCGGTCTCCCAGAATTTCCTGGTGTTGACCCAGCCGAGGACGGCAAGCTCCCCCTGCCCCACATTGTTGAGGAACAGCGTGTCGCTCTTATCCTCGGCAAAATTCAAATGATGCGAGCCGAAGCAGGTGTCGATGAAGGCCCATTTCTTCGTCTTCGGATCATAGACCGAGACCTGACGCGCATTGCCGACGAAGCCTTCGGGCTTAGCGGGCAACGGATAAAGCTGCGCAGAACGCAGTGGGGAGTCCTTCGTGCAATAATCTGGCGTGTTCTTTGGCGAGCGGATTTGCGCCGCGAAATAGACGCGGCCTTGCGAATCCATCGTCGGCGTATGGGCGTTGAATTTGCTGTTCCACAAGGCCTCATTGCCGAAATAGGGCGAAGGCGCGATCACCGGATTGGCGAGGAGCGAGCTTGGCGCATCCGCGTCGCGCAACTGCGCGGGCAGCAGCGATTTCGTGTTCCTGACCGGATCGAGAACCGGAATGTCGTCGCTGCCGAGTTCGGTCGCGCCATAGATCAGGCCATAGGGATTGACGGTCGGCTTGCGCTTGTCGGTCAAAGTCAGGTCGTGGAGATAATGCTTCGCGTCCGCATAATCATGCACGGTGACGACGATGTTGCGCTCGACGCCGGACGGGCGAGGCGGCGTCTCATGCGGCAACTCTCCGCCGGCGATACGGTCGGTCCAATCAGCAAAAAGCGCGAGCTGCCCGCCATCCGGCGAATCGAGACGGGCAATCCCGTTGATCATTGCCGTGCCGCCCTGACCCGATTGCAGGCGCCGCCGCCAAGCCTCGATGGATGAATCGAAGTGCCCCAGCGAAGCGGGAATGGCGCGCGTGGCCAGATTGCCGAGCTGATGACAAGGACCGCAACCATTAGTCTTCACAAGATCGAGCCATTGCTCTTGCGATGTAAAATTCTCAGGCACACCATTGCCGCTCGCTCCCGTGCCGGGAAACTTCTCACGGCCGGGAACTTTGAGCAGGGAAAGCCAGTAGATCGGCGGATAATATTGCGCCGCGGCCGAGAGGCTCGGCGCAACGACTGCCTGCAGATCGATCTTTTGTCCCGGCTCCGCGGCGACCTTTGGCGAATCGACCAGCCCATAGCCGCGCACCCAAAGCCGGTAATGCGCTTTGGGCAGATCCGGGATGACGTAGCGCCCCGCCTCGTCCGTCACCGCGATCTTCGCGAAACGAGTCCCGAGTTCCGTCGTCTCGGCGATGACCCATACGCCCGCCTCGGCGCCGACGCGGCTCGTCACGACGCCGCCGATGTCGTCGGGGTCGAGCGTGAGCGCTGTTTCGGCGCCGGCTTGGGCCGCGGCGGACAGCGAGAGGCTCAAAGCAAGGACGACGGATGATTTCATAGGCGCTTCCTTCGAGGCGACGTCTTCGGCGCGGCAAACTAACATGTTCTTACCTATCCACAAGAAGGATATTTTATATTGCCGCGACAAGCGCGCGCTCGTCATGCACAACTTTTTCCTTATATAAAAGCACCAAACACTCTATTCTCTTCGTCCCGGTCGCAGGCTATTGCATACCAAAACACTATAGTTATAATCGCCTCAGTTCCAGGCGACGGAGAGGTAGACTCATGGCTCATTCGACGGCTTGCGCGCTCGTTCAGAACCAATCTCGCAAGCAGCGGCTCCTCGCTTTGACGGGCGCCGCTTTCTTTTTCTTCGCGATGCGCGCGGCGCCGCCCGCCCACGCCGAACCGAGCGTCTACCCCACCGGAACCACGATCTACGATCCGGCCAAGGCCTATAATTCCTACGTGCTCTTTCCGGGCGGCGACGACGTTTCCCGCTTGATCGACCTCACCGGAAAGGTCGTGCACGAATGGAAATATTCGGGGCAGCCCGTCGCCTTTATCGATCCGGCGCTTGTCGGCGGCGCGCGCGGCCATGTCTTCGTCACGCTGGAAACGGAGGAAGGCAAAGGCACGGATCTCGTGCCCGGCCGCACCTTCACGCGAATCCGCAAAAGCGTCGGCGAGGTGGACTGGAACGGCGCCAAGCTCTGGGAATTCGGCGCCAACGCGCCCGGCGGCCGTGCGCAGCAACATCACGACATTGCACGGCTGCCAAACGGCAATACGCTCGTGCTCTCGAATATCGTCTACCCGCTGCCGGGCTTCGCCACGCCGCAAGTGCTCGACGACGTCGCCTATGAAGTGAATCCGGAGGGCGACATCGTCTGGACATGGGCTGCATCGGACCATATCGACGAGATCGGCTTTACCGCCGACGAGCTGAAACTCGTAAAGAACTCGAAAAGCGCCGACTATCTTCACGTCAATGATCTGAAGCCCGTCGGCCCGAACCATTGGTTCGACGAAGGCGACCAGCGTTTCGCGCCGGACAATCTCATCTTCGATTCACGCTCTGCGAACTTCATCGCGATCATCGACCGCAAGACGCGCAAGATCGCCTGGACCCTGGGGCCGCATTATCCGGGGATTTCGGAAGATGGGAGCCCGACCTCGCGGAAGGTGCCACGTCCGGTCGATCAGATCTCCGGCCAGCACGACGCGCATATCATTCCAAAAGGCTTGCCGGGCGCGGGCAATCTCCTCGTCTTCGACAACCAGGGCGAGGCCGGCTATCCGCACGCCGCCGTCTCCATCACCGGCGGCTCGCGCGTGCTCGAGATCAATCCAGTGACGAAGGAAATTGTCTGGCAATATACGGGCGCCAGCTCGGGCCAGCAGGGATGGGCGTTCCGAAGCACGCATATCAGCAATGCGCGCCGGCTTCCCAACGGCAACACCTTCATCGACGAAGGTCAGATCGGCCGTTTCTTCCAGGTGACGCCGGCGGGCGAGATCGTCTGGGAATATGTCAATCCTTATCCGCGCCGCGGCAAAGATCCCGAGACCGGTCGCGCCACTGTGAGTTACGCGGTCTATCGGGCGCAGCCGGTTCCTTACGAATGGGCGCCGGAGGGAACGCCGCATAGCGAAGAAAGCGTGACGCCGCCAGAGAACGCGAGTTTCCATATTTCGGCCAAAGCAAAGTAAGCACGGCGATCGAGCGAGGCCAGCGATGTTTCACGTCTATTTGATCAAGATCGGCGTCGACCCCGTCGGCGTCGTCGCGGACGGACCCGAGGGCTACCGCTTCTACGCGATCGAAGACTCTTTTCGAGAACTCGAAGAGCTCGTATTCGACCGCGCGGAGGATGCGAGAAGCGCTGCGGTCATTTTGTTCGATAGCAAATGAGGTCGATGCATGGCCGCTCGAGCCGCTCGTATCCGGGAGTGAGATAGACATGGGTAAATTGCTGAACGCGTCGCTCGGCGCGGGTCTTGTTCTGGGCCTCGCGGGGGCGCTTCAAGTCGCCCTCCCGAGCCGGGCGGACACGGAAAACGGATTCATCCGCCTTTTGCCCGAGCAGGCGCCCTTCAAATCGCCGCTTGGCGCAGGGCCGTCCCAGGCGATCATCTATGGCGATCCTTCCAAACCCGGTCTCTATGTCGTGCGCAACCGCTTCCCGCCCGGCGCGCATTCCAACCCGCATTTCCATTCCCAGGACCGGCACGCGACCGTCATCAAGGGCGTCTGGTACACTGGAGTGGGCGAGAAGATCGACTTCAACGCCGCCGCGCCGCTGAAGGAAGGCTCTTACATGCTGCATCCGGCCAATGGCGTGCATTGGGACGGCGCCGGCGCGGAAGAGGTTGTCGTGCAGATCATCGGCGTCGGACCGGTAACGACGACGCAAGTCGGCGCGCCGGATCCGCAGAGCAGCAATTGGCCGAAACCGAAGTAAAATAAACGACTGTTGCCCTTCCGCCGCTCGCGAAGCGAGCGATCAGGAACCCAGAACAAATCCAGCGCTATATTTTGGCGCCCACCGTCATTGCGAGGAGCAGAGCGACGAAGCAATCCAGGGCAGCTATAGCGGCTCTGGATTGCTTCGCTTCGCTCGCAACGACGGAAGGCTCTGAATTTCCGGTCGGGGTTCCAGCCCGCCGGGAATAACAGCCCCACTTTTCGAGGCGGCGCGATTTCTCGCCACTCGACCGCACCCGGGCGAGCGGAAAGCGTCACCGCAAAATCTGCGTCTCTCGATTGCCGCGGTTGCGCAGCGACGCAATGCTGGTGCGGTCCAGAATGAGCGCGATCGAATCGCGCACGTCCAGCATGATGTCGCGGATCGCGCAGGCGTCTTCGTCCGGGCAGTCGGCGCAGCGCTGATAGGCCGTGCGGCTCGCGCAGGCGATCGGCGCGAGCGGGCCGTCGAGGATGCGGATGATCTGGCCGACGGTGATCTTCTCCGCCGGGCGCGCCAGATGATAGCCGCCGCCCTTGCCCTTCCGGCTGTTGAGAATGCCGGCGTTGCGCAGCTCGACCAGGATGGCGTCCAGGAATTTCCGAGGGATGTTGTTGGCGGTCGCGATATCGCCAGCCAGACATTTGTCGTCCGCCTTGGCGAGATGGATGAGCGCCTTCAGCCCGTATTTCGCTTTATTCGAGAGCATTCTTCTTTCGAGGCCAAATCGGCCTGCCCGCGCGCTTGGGAGGCCCTCCGATGCGGACCGCCCCGATCAACGCTAGCTATCATATAGGAACATCGGGCGAAAGCAGAAGCGCAAATCTGCCTGCCTATCGGCCTCCGCCGCCTGGGCGGTCGGGGCAAGCAACTGATTTTATAATCTGAAATTATCAAAAAACACGTCCCGGGCCCGGGAGAAACTGGGCGCTCCGAGGACGGCGGAGCGCCTTGAGGAAACGAGCCCGGGACGTTTCGCGCGCCTATTGCGCCGCCGAAGCGGCCCTGGCGCCCGATCCAGCGCCCTCGGAGACGAGAGCGACCTTCACATAGCCGGCGGCGTTGATCACGCCCATCGCCTCGGCGACCTTGCCATAGGCGACGGCCTTGTCGGCGCGCAGATGGATGCGGCGGTCCTTGTTGTTCTCGCTGTTCTCCTTGAGCACGGCGAGCAGGCCCTCGACGCCGGTCGCCTCTTTCTTGTCGACGAAATAGGAGCCGTTGGCGTCGACGCTGACAACGATCGGCGGCTGCTGGTCATTGAGCTGCTTGGCCGCCGTCTTGGGCAGATCGACAGGCACGCCCGAGGTCATCAAGGGCGCCGCCACCATGAAGACGATGAGCAGCACCAGCATGACGTCGACGAGCGGCGTGACATTGATGTCGGCGATAGGCTGCGAGTCGAATTCCGAATCGTGCTTACGCAACGCGAAGGCCATTGCGCTCTCCTCTCTTGGACAGATGACGGGACAGTTCCACCTCGAAGACGCCGATGAAGGCGGTCAGGCGTTTGCCATAGGCGCCGATGTCGCCGCTGATGCGGTTGTAGAAAATGACGGCGGGAATGGCGGCGACGAGGCCGAGCGCGGTCGCGAAGAGCGCTTCGGCGATGCCGGGCGCAACCACCGCGAGGCTGGTGTTGTTCGACGCCGCAATGCCCTGGAACGAGTTCATGATGCCCCAGACCGTGCCGAAGAGGCCGACGAAGGGCGCCACTGCGCCGATGGTGGCGAGGAACGGCAGCCGCAACTGCAGTTGATCGAGCGCATGGGAGCTCGCAAGCTGCGCAACGCGGTGAACGCGGTCTTGCAGGGAGTCGCGCTGCGCCTCCGTATAAACGAGATCCGCCGAACGTGTCTGCTCGTCGACCATCGCCCGATAGACCTGCACGAGCGGATCGTCCTCGGAAGCCGAGCTGAAGCTCTCCGCGACCGCCGCAACCGGCAGGCCGTCCTGAACGCTGGCGATGAGCTTGTCGGCGCGCTTATGCAGAATGCGCAGACGGATGAGCTTCTCCGCGATCACCGCCCAACCCCAAGCCGAAGCGATGATGAGCAGGATGATGACGCTCTTCACGATGGCGTCGGCTTGCAGGAAGAGCTCGATGGGCGTCAGCGTATGCGCGAGCGCCGTCGAGGCCGTGTTGGTGACAGGATCTGCCATTTATCTGCCTTTCAATAGCTGGGAATCAGGGGCTGAAGGTGAAGGAGCCCGAAAGCGAGACCGGCTTGCCGGGCGCGGCGACGGAGCCGCAACGGCCCCCGAGCCGGTTGGCGACCGCATCGAAAGCGCCATTGCCCGAAGGCGTGATCGAGAAAGAGGTCATCGATCCGGTGGCGCCGAAGGTCGCGCGGTAGCCGATATGCGCGGTGCGCGGCGCCTGCGAATCCGGATAGGCGTTGGCGGCGGCGCGCTGCATGCAAGCGTGGAACTGGTTGGCGATCGCCGAGGCCGTTGCGCCCGAGGGAGCCGCCGGCGCACGAACAGCAGGCGCATCCGTTCTCGCGGCCGTCGGCGCGCGGGCGGTCGCCGGCTTCGCGGCGACCGGCTTTTCGATTTTCTTCTCGAGCTTGGGCTTGATGGCGGGTTTCTCGATCGGCTTCGGCGGTTCGATCGGCGCAATCGGGTCCAAGACCGGCGGGGGCGGCGGCGGCTCGTCAGGGAGCACGAGCTCCTCGGGCGGCGGCGGCGTGTCCTCTGGCGGGGGCGGCTCCTCGGCCGGCACGGGCGCAAGTTCGATTACTTGCTGCTCTTCGACGGGCGCCTCCGCGGCTTTGAAAGACAGGGTGACGATCAGGCCGAGCAGAAGAGCGTAGAGGGCGGCCGCGCCCAATTGGGCGGGATAATTCGGCCGCAGCCCACTCGGCTGCAGCAATCCCTGCACACCCTGCGGATCAACGAGGAAATCATCGCCGGCGGCGTCGGCGGAGTCGAAATTCGGCGCGGCGGCTGTCGCCATCGATGTCGCCCTTTCTCATGAAAACCAGACGCCCAATGACTAGCGTATATTTCCTATAGACGCAATGTGATTATAGCTGCATCGCACATTCTTTTCACTTCATGCGTCAGCCGCGCAACAAAAAAGGGCTCGGAACAAATGCCCCGAGCCCAAAGCGCCGCAAACCACCAAAACCTATTTAACGAGCGCCGGCGGCGCCGCGAGCGGGCCAGCGGAGAAATGATAGTTTATTCCAGCGCGCACCACATGTCCGGCGCTCGAAACATTCGCATTGAGGACGCCGCGATTAGTGTTGTAGGCGACGCCTGTCTCG contains:
- a CDS encoding MotA/TolQ/ExbB proton channel family protein, which produces MADPVTNTASTALAHTLTPIELFLQADAIVKSVIILLIIASAWGWAVIAEKLIRLRILHKRADKLIASVQDGLPVAAVAESFSSASEDDPLVQVYRAMVDEQTRSADLVYTEAQRDSLQDRVHRVAQLASSHALDQLQLRLPFLATIGAVAPFVGLFGTVWGIMNSFQGIAASNNTSLAVVAPGIAEALFATALGLVAAIPAVIFYNRISGDIGAYGKRLTAFIGVFEVELSRHLSKRGERNGLRVA
- a CDS encoding RrF2 family transcriptional regulator encodes the protein MLSNKAKYGLKALIHLAKADDKCLAGDIATANNIPRKFLDAILVELRNAGILNSRKGKGGGYHLARPAEKITVGQIIRILDGPLAPIACASRTAYQRCADCPDEDACAIRDIMLDVRDSIALILDRTSIASLRNRGNRETQILR
- the tolR gene encoding protein TolR, whose amino-acid sequence is MAFALRKHDSEFDSQPIADINVTPLVDVMLVLLIVFMVAAPLMTSGVPVDLPKTAAKQLNDQQPPIVVSVDANGSYFVDKKEATGVEGLLAVLKENSENNKDRRIHLRADKAVAYGKVAEAMGVINAAGYVKVALVSEGAGSGARAASAAQ
- a CDS encoding carboxypeptidase-like regulatory domain-containing protein gives rise to the protein MKSSVVLALSLSLSAAAQAGAETALTLDPDDIGGVVTSRVGAEAGVWVIAETTELGTRFAKIAVTDEAGRYVIPDLPKAHYRLWVRGYGLVDSPKVAAEPGQKIDLQAVVAPSLSAAAQYYPPIYWLSLLKVPGREKFPGTGASGNGVPENFTSQEQWLDLVKTNGCGPCHQLGNLATRAIPASLGHFDSSIEAWRRRLQSGQGGTAMINGIARLDSPDGGQLALFADWTDRIAGGELPHETPPRPSGVERNIVVTVHDYADAKHYLHDLTLTDKRKPTVNPYGLIYGATELGSDDIPVLDPVRNTKSLLPAQLRDADAPSSLLANPVIAPSPYFGNEALWNSKFNAHTPTMDSQGRVYFAAQIRSPKNTPDYCTKDSPLRSAQLYPLPAKPEGFVGNARQVSVYDPKTKKWAFIDTCFGSHHLNFAEDKSDTLFLNNVGQGELAVLGWVNTRKFWETGDSAQSQGWTALVVDTNGDGKRSEDYNQPGKPIDATKDTRVPYGLYSVASSPLDGSVWGSNLTFPGYAVRVALGANPPETALTEIYKVPSPGYGIRGADVDRNGVFWAALGSGHLASFDRRKCKGPLNGAGAEKGEKCPEGWSFYPLPGPGFAGAPGAAETPYYAWVDQHDILGLGPNTPFATGNQSDSLHALVNGQIVELRVPYPMGFYAKGVDGRIDDPSAGWKGRGLWTTSGNRTPFHIEAIDAPAPGAPGKTPETYSAPLVVNFQLRPSPLAH
- a CDS encoding cupin domain-containing protein, which gives rise to MGKLLNASLGAGLVLGLAGALQVALPSRADTENGFIRLLPEQAPFKSPLGAGPSQAIIYGDPSKPGLYVVRNRFPPGAHSNPHFHSQDRHATVIKGVWYTGVGEKIDFNAAAPLKEGSYMLHPANGVHWDGAGAEEVVVQIIGVGPVTTTQVGAPDPQSSNWPKPK
- a CDS encoding MORN repeat-containing protein gives rise to the protein MSRFLLLTLLLLSMSAPQSVIAAGKLPPCPASRKVVWTDCEGAYTYDDWSKYVGAFKDDKRHGQGAITYPDGQQYTGGFVNDRREGAGVYTSQNGNKWSGEFKNDRPNGRGVLTDKSGKILKEGVWVDGAFAGQGAQTPR
- a CDS encoding aryl-sulfate sulfotransferase, producing MAHSTACALVQNQSRKQRLLALTGAAFFFFAMRAAPPAHAEPSVYPTGTTIYDPAKAYNSYVLFPGGDDVSRLIDLTGKVVHEWKYSGQPVAFIDPALVGGARGHVFVTLETEEGKGTDLVPGRTFTRIRKSVGEVDWNGAKLWEFGANAPGGRAQQHHDIARLPNGNTLVLSNIVYPLPGFATPQVLDDVAYEVNPEGDIVWTWAASDHIDEIGFTADELKLVKNSKSADYLHVNDLKPVGPNHWFDEGDQRFAPDNLIFDSRSANFIAIIDRKTRKIAWTLGPHYPGISEDGSPTSRKVPRPVDQISGQHDAHIIPKGLPGAGNLLVFDNQGEAGYPHAAVSITGGSRVLEINPVTKEIVWQYTGASSGQQGWAFRSTHISNARRLPNGNTFIDEGQIGRFFQVTPAGEIVWEYVNPYPRRGKDPETGRATVSYAVYRAQPVPYEWAPEGTPHSEESVTPPENASFHISAKAK